The following proteins are co-located in the Vigna unguiculata cultivar IT97K-499-35 chromosome 9, ASM411807v1, whole genome shotgun sequence genome:
- the LOC114164358 gene encoding carbonic anhydrase 2-like: MAKHSSEVAIEELKKLLREKEELNEVAAEKVEEAIAELQKLHDPALQRIILGFTYFRINNFDRNPDLYAKLANGQSPQYLVFACSDSRVSPSTILHFQPGEAFMVRNIANMVPTFNQLRHSGTGAAIEYAITALKVPNILVIGHSRCGGIRRLMSHPEDCSAPFDFIDDWVKIGLPAKLHVLKEYEGYDFDEQCKFCEKESVNNSLVNLRTYPYVERGIRNKTIGLLGGYYDFVKGEFKLWKHETRFTEPITIPLSTHK; the protein is encoded by the exons ATGGCAAAACATTCATCTGAAGTGGCCATTGAAGAGCTGAAGAAGCTTCTCag AGAAAAGGAGGAGCTTAATGAAGTGGCAGCAGAAAAAGTTGAAGAAGCCATAGCTGAGTTGCAAAAACTTCATGACCCTGCTCTGCAAAGAATCATACTCGGATTCACTTACTTCAGGATCAACAATTTCGA TAGGAACCCGGATCTGTATGCCAAACTTGCCAATGGCCAAAGCCCCCAG TATCTGGTGTTTGCTTGCTCTGACTCTCGAGTGAGTCCTTCAACTATTCTCCATTTCCAACCTGGAGAAGCTTTCATGGTCCGCAACATTGCTAACATGGTCCCTACATTTAATCAG CTAAGGCACAGTGGAACTGGTGCAGCCATTGAGTATGCTATCACTGCTCTCAAG GTACCAAACATTCTGGTCATTGGTCACAGTCGCTGCGGTGGAATCCGAAGGCTTATGAGTCATCCAGAAGATTGTTCAGCCCCCTT TGACTTCATAGATGATTGGGTGAAAATTGGTTTGCCAGCTAAACTCCACGTTCTGAAAGAATATGAAGGCTATGATTTCGACGAACAATGCAAATTCTGTGAAAAG GAGTCAGTGAATAACTCGTTGGTGAACCTGAGGACATATCCATATGTTGAAAGAGGAATAAGGAACAAGACCATAGGACTCTTGGGGGGTTACTATGATTTTGTAAAGGGAGAATTCAAGCTTTGGAAGCACGAGACTCGTTTCACTGAACCCATTACCATCCCTCTCTCAACCCATAAGTGA